Proteins co-encoded in one Montipora capricornis isolate CH-2021 chromosome 12, ASM3666992v2, whole genome shotgun sequence genomic window:
- the LOC138026808 gene encoding 5-hydroxytryptamine receptor 1E-like, with amino-acid sequence MVTKNFTGQSQTSSDDLLFCSAEVTAGLHSQLLLFSVFHVVFAITAIVGNSLILIALGKKTSLHPPSKVLFRSLAASDLCVGIIVQPCQVIYGLAVVQERWQICYIVHLLTYGIGSVLCGVSLGTLSAISVDRLLALLLGLRLRRHQSQVRDDAQEQANRATQVDITRYRKVLWSAVWVQLALGLCYLPYILLSTFAYRELRRRKSPEFYLAVESTVALIYFNSSLNPILYCWKMKEVRESVRNTLRKFVCSSN; translated from the exons ATGGTTACCAAAAATTTTACTGGACAGTCCCAGACATCGTCAGACGACTTATTGTTCTGCTCGGCAGAGGTAACTGCAGGATTACACAGccagttgttattgttttcaGTCTTTCACGTTGTTTTTGCAATCACTGCTATTGTGGGAAATTCTCTGATACTAATCGCTCTTGGAAAGAAGACTTCCCTTCATCCgccttccaaagttttgttTCGTAGTCTGGCCGcaagtgatctttgtgttggtATCATTGTACAACCTTGTCAAGTTATATATGGCCTGGCGGTGGTGCAGGAACGTTGGCAAATTTGTTATATCGTTCATTTGCTGACTTACGGTATTGGTTCTGTTCTATGTGGAGTGTCCTTGGGGACATTGTCAGCGATAAGCGTGGATAGACTATTGGCTTTGTTGCTAGGGCTCAG GCTGCGTCGTCATCAAAGTCAAGTTCGTGACGATGCCCAGGAACAAGCGAATCGTGCAACTCAAGTGGATATTACGCGCTACAGAAAGGTTCTGTGGAGTGCAGTTTGGGTCCAGTTAGCCTTAGGTTTGTGTTATTTGCCGTATATTCTTTTGTCGACATTCGCATATCGAGAACTGAGAAGGCGGAAGTCACCAGAGTTTTATCTTGCAGTGGAAAGCACAGTGGCtttgatttattttaactcATCCTTAAACCCAATTCTGTACTGTTGGAAGATGAAAGAAGTTAGAGAGTCTGTGAGAAACACATTGAggaagtttgtttgttcttcaaACTAA
- the LOC138025360 gene encoding probable diacyglycerol O-acyltransferase tgs1 gives MVLFVLLKTVERVIVTKTSEKTPLAPMDAFFLTDAGAEEMIINSVICFENKGTFEDGVQMLRDAIVERFVDARKDLGVPLYPRVRCFIRPGYFQYFFEEDQSFAIDNHVFPWKGKIPSSRDELAAIVSALSNEPLPEGRSPWYCCCIPTNFGDNDFAVMFRVHHAMADGVSLIRFLIQQLPDNATIQRGLQNYSSTGRFLLLAKAALIAPRYLFKLLLKSSDNSILHGPELNWERRITWNEPIDLKLIKEIKNATSTTVNDVLMSVIALALRRYFQRKGVENPDDFTVAVPVDVRAKATSQKLDLENRFSFIFPELPVATEGALNQLDETKARMDRAKISGEPLAATSVFSLSGRVSPHFMNAKTNSIVSRKMSGVLSNVRGPQQMLSVRGLPVKYLVFWAPQKENLGVSLSIITYTGKVFVGVQGDTAVLSDPEVLIEEFGKAVNEMTKCIPQTAGFVNEGYENV, from the coding sequence ATGGTGCTGTTTGTCTTGCTGAAGACAGTTGAGCGGGTGATAGTCACCAAAACTTCAGAGAAAACCCCATTAGCTCCAATGGACGCATTTTTTCTTACGGACGCTGGAGCAGAGGAAATGATTATCAATTCCGTAATTTGTTTCGAAAACAAAGGTACTTTTGAAGATGGAGTTCAAATGCTCCGCGATGCTATTGTGGAACGGTTCGTGGACGCAAGGAAAGATTTGGGAGTGCCATTGTATCCCAGAGTACGCTGCTTTATTCGACCTGGTTATTTCCAGTATTTCTTCGAGGAAGACCAATCCTTTGCAATCGATAATCACGTCTTTCCATGGAAGGGAAAGATTCCCAGCTCCAGAGACGAATTGGCGGCGATTGTTTCTGCGCTCAGCAATGAACCTCTTCCTGAAGGGCGATCTCCGTGGTACTGTTGTTGTATCCCAACCAACTTTGGTGACAATGATTTTGCAGTGATGTTTAGAGTACATCATGCTATGGCTGATGGTGTTTCTTTAATAAGATTCCTCATTCAGCAACTTCCAGATAATGCTACAATTCAAAGAGGCCTTCAAAACTACTCATCCACCGGCCGTTTCCTCCTCTTGGCCAAAGCAGCGTTGATAGCACCCAGATATCTATTTAAGCTGCTACTCAAGTCATCTGACAACAGCATTTTGCACGGGCCTGAACTCAATTGGGAAAGAAGAATTACTTGGAATGAGCCTATTGACCTGAAGTTGATAAAAGAGATCAAGAACGCTACCAGCACCACTGTCAATGATGTGTTGATGTCCGTCATAGCCCTCGCACTCAGGAGATACTTCCAGAGAAAAGGCGTTGAAAATCCCGATGACTTCACTGTAGCTGTTCCAGTAGATGTTCGAGCAAAGGCCACATCACAAAAACTTGACTTGGAAAACaggttttctttcattttccccGAACTACCGGTGGCTACCGAAGGTGCTCTCAATCAATTAGATGAGACCAAAGCTCGCATGGACAGAGCTAAAATTTCTGGTGAACCACTAGCAGCCACCTCAGTCTTTTCGCTTTCTGGAAGAGTGAGTCCACACTTTATGAACGCTAAAACCAATTCCATAGTGAGCAGAAAAATGAGTGGTGTTCTTTCTAATGTCCGTGGTCCCCAGCAAATGCTTTCTGTAAGAGGCCTTCCCGTGAAATACTTGGTATTTTGGGCTCCTCAGAAGGAAAACCTTGGGGTTTCACTATCCATTATTACCTATACAGGGAAAGTTTTTGTTGGAGTCCAGGGTGATACAGCTGTGCTTTCGGATCCAGAAGTCCTTATAGAAGAGTTTGGAAAAGCTGTCAATGAGATGACCAAATGTATTCCCCAAACAGCGGGTTTCGTCAACGAGGGATATGAAAATGTTTAA
- the LOC138025361 gene encoding probable diacyglycerol O-acyltransferase tgs1, with amino-acid sequence MKNGVVLNVEDSNDNINANSRKTERKEYTQTRSHTSTRKKTCIGCISSFVSSVWFIIQCILCHVLLLVFTLPILPFMVLFFLLKTVERVIVTKTSEKMPLAPMDAVFITDAGAEQMIINSVICFENKGTFEDGVQKLRDAIVERFVDARKDLGVPLYPRVRCFIRPGYFQYFFEEDQSFAIDNHVFPWKGKIPSSKDELAAIVSALSNEPLPEGRSPWYCCCIPTNFGDNDFAVMFRVHHAMADGVSLIRFLIHQLPDNATIQRGLQNYSSTGRFLLLAKAALIAPRYLFKLLLKSSDNSILHGPELNWERRITWNEPIDLKLIKEIKNATGTTVNDVLMSGIALALRRYFQRKGVENPDDFTVAVPVDVRAKATSQKLDLENRFSFIFPELPVATEGALNQLDETKARMDRAKISGEPLAAASVFSLSGEASPQFMNAKTNSILSRKMSGVLSNVRGPQEMLSVRGFRVKYLVFWPPQKENLGVTLSIITYTGKVFVGVQGDTAVLSDPEVFIEEFGKAVNEMTKCIPQTAGFVNEGYENV; translated from the coding sequence ATGAAGAATGGCGTGGTGCTTAATGTAGAGGACTCTAATGACAACATAAACGCTAATTCACGTAAGACAGAGCGTAAGGAATACACTCAGACAAGGAGTCATACAAGCACTCGAAAGAAAACCTGTATTGGGTGTATTTCCTCGTTTGTATCGTCTGTTTGGTTCATTATACAATGCATTTTGTGCCATGTACTGTTGCTCGTTTTTACTCTTCCGATTCTTCCGTTTATGGTGCTGTTTTTCTTGCTGAAGACAGTTGAGCGAGTGATAGTCACCAAAACTTCAGAGAAAATGCCATTAGCTCCAATGGACGCAGTGTTTATTACGGACGCTGGAGCAGAGCAAATGATTATCAATTCCGTAATTTGTTTCGAAAACAAAGGTACTTTTGAAGATGGAGTTCAAAAGCTCCGCGATGCTATTGTGGAACGGTTCGTGGACGCAAGAAAAGATTTGGGAGTGCCATTGTATCCCAGAGTACGCTGCTTTATTCGACCTGGTTATTTCCAGTACTTCTTCGAGGAAGATCAATCCTTTGCAATCGATAATCACGTCTTTCCATGGAAGGGAAAGATTCCCAGCTCCAAAGACGAATTGGCGGCGATTGTTTCTGCGCTCAGCAATGAACCTCTTCCTGAAGGGCGATCTCCGTGGTACTGTTGCTGTATCCCAACCAACTTTGGTGACAATGATTTCGCAGTGATGTTTAGAGTACATCATGCTATGGCTGATGGTGTTTCTTTAATAAGATTCCTCATTCATCAACTTCCAGATAATGCTACAATTCAAAGAGGCCTTCAAAACTACTCATCCACCGGCCGTTTCCTCCTCTTGGCCAAGGCGGCGTTGATAGCACCCAGATATCTATTTAAGCTGCTACTCAAGTCATCTGACAACAGCATTTTGCACGGGCCTGAACTCAATTGGGAAAGAAGAATTACTTGGAATGAGCCTATTGACCTGAAGTTGATAAAAGAGATCAAGAACGCTACCGGCACCACTGTCAATGATGTGTTGATGTCCGGCATAGCCCTCGCACTCAGGAGATACTTCCAGAGAAAAGGCGTTGAAAATCCCGATGACTTCACTGTAGCTGTTCCAGTAGATGTTCGAGCAAAGGCCACATCACAAAAACTTGACTTGGAAAACaggttttctttcattttccccGAACTACCGGTGGCTACCGAAGGTGCTCTCAATCAATTAGATGAGACCAAAGCTCGCATGGACAGAGCTAAAATTTCTGGCGAACCACTAGCAGCCGCCTCAGTCTTTTCGCTTTCTGGAGAAGCGAGTCCACAGTTTATGAACGCTAAAACCAATTCCatattgagcagaaaaatgaGTGGTGTTCTTTCTAATGTCCGTGGTCCTCAGGAAATGCTTTCTGTAAGAGGCTTTCGCGTAAAATACTTGGTATTTTGGCCTCCTCAGAAGGAAAACCTTGGGGTTACACTATCCATTATTACCTATACAGGGAAAGTTTTTGTTGGAGTCCAGGGTGATACAGCTGTGCTTTCGGATCCCGAAGTCTTTATAGAAGAGTTTGGAAAAGCTGTCAATGAGATGACCAAATGTATTCCCCAAACAGCGGGTTTCGTCAACGAGGGATATGAAAatgtttaa